A stretch of DNA from Acidimicrobiales bacterium:
GCCCGATGGACGTGTTGAAGGGCGCCCCGTTGCCCTTGCCGACCGGAACATCCGGCCCGTCACCGAACCGGACAAGAATCCTCCGTCGCATCGCGGCTCATTCGACCGACGCCAACCGATCCCGGTGGCAGAGGTCGCTACGTAATGGATCTCCTTTCGGTCTTCCTCGTCTTCTGGCGCCACAAGGTCGCCGTGCTGATCGTTCTGCTGTTCACGGCGCTGGCGACGTTCTCGTACTTCGAGCTGAAGCCGCGCCTCTACCAGACGACGGCTGCCCTCCTCCTCGTCCCCCCCTCACCCGACTCGAGGCTGTCGCCGGTCGAGGTTGCGAACCGCGACAACCCCTACACCCGTTCCTACGACCCCGGGGTCATCGTCAACGTCGTCTCCACCGAGATGAACTCCACCAAGAGTCGGCTGGCGCTCCGGGATCGAGGAGCCGACCCTCGATACGACGTCCACCAGAGCGAGCGCTACGGCTTCAGCAACCCCGTCGCCGAGATCCTCGCCTACGGGCACACGGCGGAAGCGGCCCAAGAGACCGCCCAACTGGTCGTCTCTTCGTTCCAGACCCAGTTGGAGGCCATTCAGAAAGCCGAGAACGTCGACGACCGAAACCTCGTGCGCAGTCGCCTGGTGAACCCGCCGGAGGCCGGAACCCGGATCACCAGCGAGGCGCTACGTCCGATGATCGGGATCGCGGCAATGGGCATCCTGATGGCGTTCGCCGTCGTCGTGGCCGCCGAAGCGGTCGCCAAGGCACGGTCGATCGGAGCGATCAGCGAGACGGCGCCGAGAACGCCGGGTCGCGAGTCCCGCTCGCGTTCTGGGCGCACCCGCCTGGCACGGGCAAGGCGCGGGGGGTCCAGGCCTGGGCCGGCTCGCACTCGGGCCAACCTGTCGCTGGCCGGCACGTCGGCGCCGTTCGACGACGTGCCGGCGACGCCGTTGGGTGGACTGGGTCCGCCCGCACGGTCACGGCCTCCGGTGAGCCCCGTCATCGAAGAATGGGAACGGGCCCGGCGATCGAGGCGGGCACGTGCGGTGGAAGCGGGCTCGGCGGCGGGTACGCCGGAGCCGGCTCGGCTGGTGTCGGCGGACGGATCGACGGGCGCTGCCCGCGTGGACGCTCCGGCCCTACGGTCTGACCCGCCACCGGTTCGTTACGCCCGCCCCCACCCCTTCACGCGGCGGCCGCCGTCCGCCGCACCGTCGCAGAACGGCACCTGACTCCCGCATCGCGCAAGGCCCGGGACCGGCAGGCGCAACGCTCCGCCCGGTCCGTCGAGCCACGGCACCACCCCCGCCGCCGACGGGGCCGGGGAGACTCAGCGGGTGATTCGCAGGAAGGCCGGGTAGGCCCGGACGTACCGCCGCCACAACCGGCGCGGCTCGGAGGCGATCCGGAACAGCCATTCCAGTCCCATGTGCTGCACCACCCGGGGGGCCCGGCGGCGAATCCCGGATGAGTAGTCGAGGGCCGCTCCGACGGCGATCACCACGTTGGCCTTCGGCTTGTTCCGATGGATGAACACCTCTTGGCGCGGGGCACCGAGGCCGACGAAGAGGATGTTCGGCCGACGGGCTGAGATGCCGTCGAGGAGGCTCTGGAGCTGGTCGGTCGACTGATCGAATCCGACGGGCGCGGGGTGGACGAAGACGACGTCGAGGGTCGGGAACCTCGCCTCCAGCCGGGCTGCGCACAGCTCGGCGGCACGGGGCTGTCCGCCCATGAACCCCACCGTGAGCCCACGCTCGGCCGCCGCCGCGCAGACAGCGGGCAGCAGGTCTGCTCCCGTCACGCGCTGCTGTCCGCGGGCGCCGCGCCGACGAGCGGCCCTCGCCACCGGCCAGCCGTCGGCGAGCGTCAGGGCGGCGGCGTCGTACGCACGACGGAACTCCGGGTTCCGCTCGAGCTCCACGACGTGGTGGATGTTCGGGGTCACCACCAGCTGCGACCACTCGCCCGATGCCGCCAGGTCGCAGATGTGCTCGACCGCCTCCTCGCCGGTGACGTGATCGACCCGGGCATGGCCGACGTTCACCGACCGGCGGACCAGCGGGATCCTCCAGTGGTCTCGGGCGACGAAATCGGCGCCGTAGAACTCGGCGGCTGCGGCTTGGGCGCTCATTGCGGTGGGTGGTTCACGGAGACACGTCCACTGCGGGTGCGGCGAGGTCGAGAACGTGAACCTCAGGCGTGGTGAGGTCGAGAACGTGACCGTTGTTCCGGGAGACGCGAACCGGCTTCCATTGCTTTCGCAGGTCGCGCATCGTCTGTCCGAGCACGGCCTGTGCAGTGGACAGGAGGATGACCAGGTCCAGTTCGAGCGACCAGTTCTCCACGTAGAACAGGTCGAGCCGACGGTAGGCGTCGAAAGACGGATCGTCCCGGCCTTCGACCTGCCACAACCCGGTGATCCCGGGGCGAACCCGCTCCCGGGCACGCAGCTCGTCGTCGAACTGCGCGACCTCGTGCGGGAGCGCCGGACGGGGTCCCACCAGACTCATCGATCCCATCAGCACGTTGATCAGCTGGGGCAGCTCGTCGATGCTCGTGGCCCGAAGGACGCGTCCGACGCGAGTGACACGCGGGTCGTGGTGCGACTTGAACAACGGGCCGGTCCGCTGGTTGGAGGCCGCCACCAGATGCAGCTGGCGATGGGCGTTCGGCACCATCGTCCGCAGCTTGAGAACGGTGAACTCCTCACCGTTGCGCCCGATACGCACATGGCGGAACAGGACCGGGCCGCGATCTTCGACGATGATGGCCACGGCGGCCACGAGGAGCACCGGCAAGGCCAGCAGAAGCCCGATGGTGCCCCCCAAGATGTCCATGGCCCGCTTTGCGGTCTGGTGCCACGGCGAGATCCGGAGCGGTTCGACGTAGAACATCGGCTCGCGGGCGAGGGGCTGCGCGCGCAATCTGCGGTGGTCGAACCCGGCAAGACCGGTGGACAGGTGGACGTGGATGCCATTGGCGAGGAGGCGACGGGTGACACGGTTCAGCTCCACGCTCGACAGCCCGCCGACGGCCACGACGACCGTGTCGGAATGGTGGTCGGCGAGCACCTGCTTCAAGTCGGCAGCAGGGCCGACGGTGACCACGGCGTCGAAGCCGAGCTCCGGGTGGGCCTCGAGGAGGCGCTGGATGCTCTCCGTCTCCTCCCGCGACCCGACGACCACGACCGGTCGGTTGTGACGTCCGCCGGCGCGGCGACTGCGCAACCACGTGGTGTACAGCGAGCGCATGAGGGAGAGCGACAGGGTCATGACCACGGCGCCGACCGCGGTCCGCCGAACGTCGGTATGGACGCCCCAGCGCGGGCCGGTCAGGTCGACCAGAAGGGCGGTCATGACCGAGACCCGGATCACGCGGCTCACTTCGACCGTTCGCAGGCGGCACACCCTGGCCAGGTAGAGCTGCTGGCTGGCCAAGAGCGTCAGGCTCACCACCGTGATGCCGGCGATCGCCGCGAGAAGCCCGGTGACGGAGCCGTGGTAGGCGTGGAGCGTCCCGAGGACGAGCATCCACGTTGCCGCCAGGGCGACGACGTCGCCTCCGACGAGGACCCGCCGCAGAACAGCGTCCCGCGGCGCGGCGGAGGCCGTCCCGACAGACCGCTCGAGCCGTGCGACCCTGCCATCCGCCTTGCGCGCCGCCGTCACGTCCCCAACACCCCCCGACTCTCACCCCCGTCGACCCGCTTCCGGTGTCGTCAAAATCGTCCACTACGGAGTACCTAGAGGCTAGAGCCAAAGGGCCCTACTCGGCCATACTCGAGCCAAGAAAGGGTCAGATGACCTACTTCGTCGCCGCCCGGCGCCCCGACCTAGCGGAACCCCGTATTTCGGAGACTCGGCCGGACGGACGTTTCGGCCGGCGCGTTCCTCGCCTCCGCGCCACCGGCCCCGACTGGGGGTCAGTCGCCCATCGTCGCCAGGTACTCGAGCGCCCGGATGCCGGGGAGGAAGAAATAGGCGCCTCCGACAGTGGTGACGAAGCTCGGGATACCGGTGAGGCGCCGCCGGACGGGCGCCTCGGGCACCGTGTACACACCGCCCTGCCTGGATTGCTGACCGACGACCGGGTCGACCTCGCCGTACAGGCCGGAGAAGAACGGATTCCCCAGCCACGTGTGCTGGATGAACTCGAACTGCCGCTCGAAGTCGCTGTTGAGACACAGGAACAGCAGGCCCCGGTCGGCGCCCTCCTCTTCCCCGGGGTGTCCGGGCGGGTCGACCAGCGGGCGCCCGTAAGGGCGTCCACGGCGGAGCACCCGATGGTTCTTGGTCGACGCCAGCGCCTTGTCCGGGGCCTCGGTCGAGGAGTCTCGCGGATTCGAGCGGCGCACGTGCGCCCCCAGCGGGCACCGCGATCCGAGTTGGTCCTGCTCGTGGTACCCGAAGTCGTTGGTGCCCGCCTCCCCGGGATCCGCATCGGGATAGACGACGAGCGAGGCGCCGCTGGGCCAGCGGCCGACCATCTTGGCTCCCACCTTCTCCGGGCTGAGCGGTACACCCCTGGCGGCAAGCGCTTGGCTGGCCGCGCCGAGATGGCGCCGGAAGCCGCCGACGTCCTGGGCCAGCTGCCGGAACACGAGGAACGAGCCGTTGTGCCCGAGATGCCGGCGCTTCGTCGCCCAGGGCGCAGCCGGGAGGGAGCGCGACGCTCCATCGGCGGCGACCGTGGGACCCTGGGCCGGCTTGCCGTAGTTGTCGGGGTAGCCCAGCACGATCTCGCCGGGATTGATCTCCTCCCACTTGATGGGCGGGGGCGGCGCGGCAGGACGGACCGACGCCGTGCGGCGAGGCCACCCCTTGATGACCGGCTGCGAGAGCCCGTCGGCGAACCCGAAGTGCTCGGAACCTCCCTTGAGGAGCCCATCGATGGGCGGGTGCACCTCGACGAGCCCGCCCTCGAACGCCGCTCGTCGCTCGGTGTACTCGCGCTCGAGCTCGGCTGCGTCCGGCGCGTAGATCACGACCAGGACGTGAATTTGGGGGTTGGCCGGACCTCCCCATCGCCACCCGGCAGGGTCGTTCCGGTCCACGTCGCCCAGGATCCGCGATCGATGGGCGGTGGCCATGCCCTCCTGCAGTGGCCGCGGGAACGTGGCGAGGGCGTCCGACTGGAGTCCGAGGGCGGTCAGGCCGGCGTACGTGAAGGCGACGATGAGCCCGCAACGCTCGTCCCGCTTGGCCGCGGTGGACACTCCGGGCGAAGCCGCCCCCAGCCACCGGCGCGCCATCGCCGGGTCGGCGACGGCGCAAAGGAGGTATCTCGCCACCGGGAGCTGCCCGAAGGCTCGGGCCACGAGGCCCTGCATGTCCGGCGTCTCGAGCGGCGGCATCACAGGCGGACGAGCCACTCGGCGGTTCCCTTCTCGTCGAGGGCGGTGAAGAGACCCTCCCGGATGGACGTGTTGTTGTCGATCGTCGCCATGGTGGCGGCCGGGTACGCCGTGTACCAGGCGTCGGTGGAGCACTGCCTGGCTCGCGCCCACTCCCGGAACCGCGGCCCGTCGGCCGCCCCCTCGAAGGCGAGGAAGCGAGTGCGCGGGAACTCGACGGTGTTGCTCCACACCGCGGTCAGCCCGGTGGCCGCCTTGTCGATGAAGTCGCCCAGGTAACTCTCCCAGCTGCCGTCGAAGTTGCTCACGAACAGGAGGTGGCGGTTGCCGTTGATCATCGACCAGTGGGCGAAATGGATGCTCGGGATGTCGCCCAGTCGGCCGTTGACGGCGAGAACCCGGGCCACGAGGTTGACGACGAGGAGCACGACTCGCAGGACGATCATGCGCAGGGGCCCCGGCTTCAGCGGTATGACGCTGGCGAGATGGTTCTGGGCGGCGACGTCCTCCTCGTCCTGGAGGCGGCGGACGTGGTCCGGGTCCGGCGGGCCCTCCTGGACCTTGTCGGTGTGCTCCTTGATCCTGAGCACGACGGCAGCGGCCGCCACCAGCGGGACAAGGACGGGCAGGAGGAGGACCGCGGCAGCGACGACACCGACGAATCGAGCCCAGTGCATCGCCCGTTCGCCGGGCGTCTGGCGGGGAGGCGACGTGCGGGCCCAGGCGAGGGACGGATCGGCGCGGACGAAGTCCTGGATGCGCGCCCGGATGTCTCCGGGCGCGACGCCGGCCAGCCGGCCGGCCACCTCCTCGGCGTCGAGGAAACCTTCGATGGCGTCGTGCAGGCGCGTCTCGTCGCGGATGCGGCGAAGCGTCCGCCCGGTGGCGCCGATGTGGTAGGCGCCGGGGCGCACGATCCGCTCCCCGAGCCACGCCCGAGCTGCCTTTTCATCTCCGCTCCCGGGGTAGCCCGCCGACGATCCGAAGAGGGCGTCGAGCCCGGGGCCGGCGCCGGCGACAAGCGCGGCCAGGCAGGCCCGGGCGGTGCCATCGGCGTTGATCTCGAGGATCAGGAGCGACGGATCAAGGCCCTCGGCCACGACGATGCTGGCGAAGTGGATGGTCTCGAAGCGGGCGAAGGGCACCAGCGGGTTGCCACCGGGATCGTCGCGGATCCGTGCCACCGCCTCGTGCACGCCGGCCAGGCCGTTGTCGGAGATGGGCGCGATCACGGTGAACACCGCTTGCCGCACCTGGGTCACGGCCCCTCCTTCCATGCAAGGTCGTCGGCGTCGAACTCGACGACGAGCCGGTCGGGGAACGGTCCGTCGAACAGGAGCCGGCCCTCGCGGCCGGGCGCCCGCCGAAGTCCGGGCAGCGCCACGACGGCGGCGACGAGGGCCGGGATCTGCACCCGATTCACGGCGAGCCCAAAGCACGTGTGCATGCCGTGGCCGAAATGCAGGTACCCCTCCTCTGGGCGGTCGGGCCTGAACCCCCGGGGGTGCGGAAACGCGGCGGGATCGAACATGGCGGACAGCACGCTCACCAGGACGACCTTCCCGGTGGGAACGGGCTTTGGCCGGTTGCCCACGCGAGCACCCCTCGAGGATCGTTGCAGCAATGGCGCGTGGGGCAGGAAGCGCAGCGCTTCCCACGCGTACGAGCGCACACGGTCGAGGTTGCCGTCGAGGGCGGCCTGGCGGGCGCCGTCGAGGGCCATGGGACGGCGCAGCAGCTCGTCGACCACCTGGGTCACCGCCTTCGACGTGGTGTCGACCGCGCCGACGATCACTCCGTTGATACAGCGACGCACGGCGTCGTCGTCCAGCCAAGGCTCCTCGGCGCCCATCGCGACCAACCGGGTGAGGACGTCGTCGGGCACCTGTTCCCCGGCCTCAAGCTGCGCCCGCCGCGTGGCGATGAGGTCGAGCAGGTACGGCCGCAGCCCCGCCACCGTCAACTCGGCGGCGCGGTTGGCGCGTGGGCTGCTGTCGAGGAAGACGGCATCGAACATCGCCCGCATCCAGCGCATCATCGTCGTCTCGTCGGGCCCGGGCACCCCGTGATACGTGGCCACCGTGCGCACGGCGGCCACACGCGCCAGCCCGTTCACGACGTCGAGGCGCCCGCTCGGGCGGGCCGAGCGGACCAGCTCGCCGGCCGTCTCGACGACCAGCTGCTCGATGCGGGAGACCTCGGACGCCGGCGCGGCCCGGTGCAGTGCGGAAGCCTCGCGGTCGTACGTCGCCCCGCGGTCCATACCGAGGATGAAGGCGCCGTTCCACCGCATCATGCTGGGCGAGTTCACCTCGGCGACGGTGAAGTCACCATCGCGGCGCAGCACGTCGACGACATCGGCGTGGCGGGACACGATCACCCGCCGGCCAAGGGTCAGGACAGGCGCCACCCGGCGAAGCACCGAGAAGACCGGCCGCAGGACGACGGGGCGCGCCAGCCAGTCGATGACACGGTCGCGCACGGTGCGCCGCGGCCACCCCTGGGGCAAGGGCGCTGTGCCGAGCGTGCCCACGCCTCCGGACCCATCGGCACCTCGGTTGACCCGCTCGGACACCCGCCACCCCTGGTCGCTCGCTGCGCGAAACCCTATCCCCGCAAGACCGACGATCGCAGCCCTTCGGCCGGGGGCGCGTACCACAGCGAACACCCTTTGGCGCCCCGGCGGAGCTGCGCTCCGCCACGGGCCCGCGCGGTCGGCCAGCGCAACGCCGCGTACGCTTGTCCTGGCACCCTGTCGGACGGTTGCCGCACCGGGGAGTAGCGCAGCGGTAGCGCACCTGCTTTGGGGGCAGGAGGCCGAGGGTTCAAATCCCTCCTCCCCGACTACCGTGTGACTGCCACGCGGGCGTAGCTCAACGGTAGAGTCCCAGCCTTCCAAGCTGGTTACGCGGGTTCGATTCCCGTCGCCCGCTCACTGCAAAG
This window harbors:
- a CDS encoding WecB/TagA/CpsF family glycosyltransferase, whose translation is MSAQAAAAEFYGADFVARDHWRIPLVRRSVNVGHARVDHVTGEEAVEHICDLAASGEWSQLVVTPNIHHVVELERNPEFRRAYDAAALTLADGWPVARAARRRGARGQQRVTGADLLPAVCAAAAERGLTVGFMGGQPRAAELCAARLEARFPTLDVVFVHPAPVGFDQSTDQLQSLLDGISARRPNILFVGLGAPRQEVFIHRNKPKANVVIAVGAALDYSSGIRRRAPRVVQHMGLEWLFRIASEPRRLWRRYVRAYPAFLRITR
- a CDS encoding sugar transferase, which produces MTAARKADGRVARLERSVGTASAAPRDAVLRRVLVGGDVVALAATWMLVLGTLHAYHGSVTGLLAAIAGITVVSLTLLASQQLYLARVCRLRTVEVSRVIRVSVMTALLVDLTGPRWGVHTDVRRTAVGAVVMTLSLSLMRSLYTTWLRSRRAGGRHNRPVVVVGSREETESIQRLLEAHPELGFDAVVTVGPAADLKQVLADHHSDTVVVAVGGLSSVELNRVTRRLLANGIHVHLSTGLAGFDHRRLRAQPLAREPMFYVEPLRISPWHQTAKRAMDILGGTIGLLLALPVLLVAAVAIIVEDRGPVLFRHVRIGRNGEEFTVLKLRTMVPNAHRQLHLVAASNQRTGPLFKSHHDPRVTRVGRVLRATSIDELPQLINVLMGSMSLVGPRPALPHEVAQFDDELRARERVRPGITGLWQVEGRDDPSFDAYRRLDLFYVENWSLELDLVILLSTAQAVLGQTMRDLRKQWKPVRVSRNNGHVLDLTTPEVHVLDLAAPAVDVSP
- a CDS encoding cytochrome P450 codes for the protein MSERVNRGADGSGGVGTLGTAPLPQGWPRRTVRDRVIDWLARPVVLRPVFSVLRRVAPVLTLGRRVIVSRHADVVDVLRRDGDFTVAEVNSPSMMRWNGAFILGMDRGATYDREASALHRAAPASEVSRIEQLVVETAGELVRSARPSGRLDVVNGLARVAAVRTVATYHGVPGPDETTMMRWMRAMFDAVFLDSSPRANRAAELTVAGLRPYLLDLIATRRAQLEAGEQVPDDVLTRLVAMGAEEPWLDDDAVRRCINGVIVGAVDTTSKAVTQVVDELLRRPMALDGARQAALDGNLDRVRSYAWEALRFLPHAPLLQRSSRGARVGNRPKPVPTGKVVLVSVLSAMFDPAAFPHPRGFRPDRPEEGYLHFGHGMHTCFGLAVNRVQIPALVAAVVALPGLRRAPGREGRLLFDGPFPDRLVVEFDADDLAWKEGP